The following proteins come from a genomic window of Streptococcus pneumoniae:
- a CDS encoding sucrose-specific PTS transporter subunit IIBC, producing MNNQEIAKKVIDALGGRENVNSVAHCATRLRVMVKDEEKINKEVIENLEKVQGAFFNSGQYQIIFGTGTVNKMYDEVVVLGLPTSSKDDMKAEVAKQGNWFQRAIRTFGDVFVPIIPVIVATGLFMGVRGLFNALEMPLPGDFATYTQILTDTAFIILPGLVVWSTFRVFGGNPAVGIVLGMMLVSGSLPNAWAVAQGGEVTAMNFFGFIPVVGLQGSVLPAFIIGVVGAKFEKAVRKVVPDVIDLLVTPFVTLLVMSILGLFVIGPVFHVVENYILIATKAILSMPFGLGGFLIGGVHQLIVVSGVHHIFNLLEVQLLAADHANPFNAIITAAMTAQGAATVAVGVKTKNPKLKTLAFPAALSAFLGITEPAIFGVNLRFRKPFFLSLIAGAIGGGLASILGLAGTGNGITIIPGTMLYVGNGQLPQYLLMVAVSFALGFALTYMFGYEDEVDATAAAKQAEVAEEKEEVAPAALQNETLVTPIVGDVVALADVNDPVFSSGAMGQGIAVKPSQGVVYAPADAEVSIAFPTGHAFGLKTRNGAEVLIHVGIDTVSMNGDGFEAKVAQGDKVKAGDVLGTFDSNKIAAAGLDDTTMVIVTNTGDYASVAPVATGSVAKGDAVIEVKI from the coding sequence ATGAACAATCAGGAAATTGCAAAAAAAGTCATCGATGCCTTGGGCGGACGTGAAAATGTCAATAGTGTTGCCCACTGTGCGACTCGTCTACGTGTCATGGTCAAAGATGAAGAGAAAATCAATAAAGAAGTGATTGAGAACTTGGAAAAAGTTCAAGGTGCTTTCTTTAACTCAGGGCAATACCAAATTATCTTTGGTACAGGTACAGTTAACAAAATGTACGATGAAGTTGTTGTACTTGGATTACCAACATCATCTAAGGATGACATGAAAGCAGAAGTTGCTAAACAAGGGAACTGGTTCCAACGTGCTATCCGTACTTTTGGTGATGTTTTCGTTCCAATCATCCCAGTTATCGTAGCGACAGGTCTCTTCATGGGTGTGCGTGGTCTTTTCAACGCTCTTGAAATGCCACTTCCAGGTGACTTTGCAACTTACACACAAATCTTGACAGATACAGCCTTCATCATCTTGCCAGGTTTGGTTGTGTGGTCAACCTTCCGTGTATTTGGTGGAAATCCTGCCGTTGGTATCGTTCTTGGTATGATGCTTGTCTCTGGCTCACTTCCAAACGCTTGGGCAGTTGCTCAAGGTGGTGAAGTAACAGCGATGAACTTTTTTGGTTTCATCCCTGTTGTTGGTTTGCAAGGTTCCGTTCTTCCAGCCTTCATCATCGGGGTTGTCGGAGCTAAATTTGAAAAAGCTGTCCGCAAGGTTGTTCCAGATGTCATTGACCTCTTGGTAACACCATTCGTGACACTTTTGGTCATGTCTATCCTTGGACTCTTTGTCATTGGACCAGTTTTCCACGTTGTTGAAAACTACATCCTTATTGCTACAAAAGCGATTCTTAGCATGCCATTTGGTCTTGGTGGTTTCTTGATTGGTGGGGTTCACCAATTGATCGTCGTGTCAGGTGTGCACCACATCTTCAACTTGCTTGAAGTGCAATTACTTGCTGCTGACCATGCTAACCCATTCAACGCTATCATCACAGCTGCTATGACAGCTCAAGGTGCTGCTACTGTTGCGGTTGGTGTTAAAACAAAAAATCCAAAACTGAAAACACTTGCTTTCCCGGCTGCTCTTTCTGCCTTCCTAGGTATTACAGAGCCTGCTATCTTCGGGGTGAACTTGCGCTTCCGTAAACCATTCTTCCTTTCATTGATTGCTGGTGCAATCGGTGGTGGATTGGCTTCTATCCTTGGACTTGCTGGTACTGGTAATGGTATCACCATCATCCCTGGTACAATGCTTTATGTTGGTAACGGACAACTTCCACAATACCTTCTTATGGTAGCTGTATCATTTGCCCTTGGTTTTGCTCTTACTTACATGTTTGGTTACGAAGATGAAGTAGACGCAACTGCAGCTGCAAAACAAGCTGAAGTGGCTGAAGAAAAAGAAGAAGTTGCGCCAGCAGCTCTTCAAAATGAAACACTTGTAACTCCTATCGTCGGTGATGTTGTCGCTCTTGCTGATGTCAATGACCCAGTCTTCTCAAGTGGAGCTATGGGACAAGGTATCGCTGTGAAACCAAGCCAAGGCGTGGTCTATGCACCAGCTGATGCTGAAGTTTCAATTGCCTTTCCAACAGGGCACGCTTTTGGTTTGAAAACAAGAAATGGTGCTGAAGTTTTGATTCACGTTGGTATTGACACTGTATCTATGAACGGTGACGGTTTTGAAGCAAAAGTTGCTCAAGGTGATAAGGTGAAAGCTGGCGATGTTCTTGGAACATTTGACTCAAACAAAATCGCTGCAGCTGGACTTGATGATACAACAATGGTTATCGTTACAAATACAGGTGACTACGCTTCAGTAGCTCCAGTCGCAACAGGTTCAGTTGCGAAGGGGGATGCTGTGATCGAAGTGAAAATCTAA